From a single Couchioplanes caeruleus genomic region:
- a CDS encoding DNA primase, with protein sequence MASQSPEEAAEASTVKEGPSGRALWDEVRIEPVEIALPGGVALTLRAYRKASELTLTEVEADEDDPFEARERAAAARAAEEEEVIVDEEFAALVTEDAPGSKTHRSDDGVLRNEDGEVVEEPDPEDFKDDEPEAKADRTDDEEVPVFLSHKGRLLAFKSPESLVSFIHSGAPNDLAQLDTWPTLAQRVQSSDVDPLPEDRYELDLVVENLRGGHDTWDLPLLIAAGEVARDLGHALRLKPVILALASGSPLDDLDESLRSAESGGMGGFFGRRKLRKIGAQQASLGWRSVIGKISAAVDWRD encoded by the coding sequence GTGGCCAGCCAGTCTCCCGAAGAGGCCGCCGAGGCCTCGACGGTCAAAGAGGGCCCCTCGGGCCGTGCGCTCTGGGACGAGGTCCGGATCGAGCCGGTGGAGATCGCCCTTCCCGGCGGCGTCGCGCTGACGCTCCGGGCGTACCGGAAGGCCTCGGAGCTCACCCTCACCGAGGTCGAGGCCGACGAGGACGACCCCTTCGAGGCGCGGGAGCGCGCGGCCGCCGCGCGCGCCGCCGAGGAGGAGGAAGTCATCGTCGACGAGGAGTTCGCCGCGCTGGTCACGGAGGACGCCCCCGGCTCGAAGACCCACCGGTCCGACGACGGCGTCCTGCGCAACGAGGACGGCGAGGTCGTCGAGGAGCCCGACCCCGAGGACTTCAAGGACGACGAGCCGGAGGCCAAGGCCGACCGGACGGACGACGAGGAGGTGCCCGTCTTCCTGAGCCACAAGGGCAGACTTCTCGCGTTCAAGAGCCCCGAGTCGCTGGTCTCCTTCATTCATTCGGGTGCGCCGAACGATCTCGCACAACTGGACACCTGGCCGACGCTGGCCCAGCGGGTACAGTCGTCCGACGTCGACCCGCTGCCGGAGGACCGCTACGAGCTGGACCTCGTCGTGGAGAACCTGCGCGGCGGGCACGACACCTGGGACCTGCCCCTGCTCATCGCCGCGGGTGAGGTGGCCCGGGACCTGGGTCACGCGTTGCGCCTGAAGCCGGTGATCCTGGCCCTGGCGTCCGGCTCACCACTCGATGACCTGGACGAGTCCCTCCGGTCCGCGGAAAGTGGCGGAATGGGCGGTTTCTTCGGTCGCCGCAAGCTCCGTAAAATCGGCGCACAACAGGCGAGCCTGGGATGGCGTTCGGTAATCGGCAAGATCTCTGCCGCTGTGGACTGGCGCGACTGA
- a CDS encoding aldehyde dehydrogenase family protein, giving the protein MYIGGAFPRSESGRTYLVDGDNVALASRKDARDAVIAARKAQAKWAGATAYNRGQVLYRVAEMLEARRAEFVALGVPGAEVDAAVDRWVWYAGWSDKLAQVHGGANPVAGPYFNISAPEPTGVVGVVAPASFLGLVSVIAPAIVTGNTVVVLAATPQAAVTLAEVLATSDVPGGVVNILTGHAAETAPWLASHDDVNALDLTGVTDPALAADLERSAAGSLKRVVRPPADGADFTADPGLGPMTALLETKTVWHPKGF; this is encoded by the coding sequence CTGTACATCGGCGGCGCCTTCCCGCGCAGCGAGTCAGGACGGACGTATCTGGTGGACGGCGACAACGTGGCGCTCGCCTCGCGCAAGGACGCCCGGGATGCCGTGATCGCCGCCCGCAAGGCCCAGGCCAAGTGGGCCGGCGCGACCGCGTACAACCGGGGACAGGTGCTCTACCGGGTCGCCGAGATGCTGGAGGCCCGCCGGGCGGAGTTCGTGGCGCTGGGCGTGCCGGGCGCCGAGGTGGACGCGGCCGTCGACCGCTGGGTCTGGTACGCCGGATGGTCCGACAAGCTCGCCCAGGTGCACGGCGGCGCGAACCCCGTCGCCGGCCCGTACTTCAACATCTCCGCGCCGGAGCCCACCGGCGTCGTGGGCGTCGTGGCGCCGGCCTCGTTTTTGGGCCTGGTGAGCGTGATCGCCCCGGCCATCGTCACCGGCAACACCGTCGTGGTGCTCGCCGCCACGCCGCAGGCCGCCGTGACCCTCGCCGAGGTGCTGGCGACCTCCGACGTGCCGGGCGGGGTGGTCAACATCCTCACCGGGCACGCCGCCGAGACCGCGCCCTGGCTGGCGTCGCACGACGACGTCAACGCCCTCGACCTGACCGGCGTCACCGACCCGGCGCTCGCCGCCGACCTCGAACGGTCCGCGGCCGGCAGCCTGAAGCGTGTGGTCCGGCCCCCGGCGGACGGCGCGGATTTCACGGCCGACCCGGGCCTGGGGCCGATGACCGCGCTGCTGGAGACCAAGACCGTCTGGCACCCCAAGGGCTTCTAG
- a CDS encoding cellulose binding domain-containing protein — MNPLPWLAALLTVLIPAPAFATPPVPPTVRADLQRTVFNNDQVAGYRVHNDSPVTVTGWRLEFDLPADTTIATSWNGRFARIGNHVTVQPESWNATLVPGGSVDLGWYANGTGEPANCRVNGQPCDGRWPDETDPTRPSPLTIDTNGGVTLHWAASTDDRQLRHYEVYESGTLLTTTTDTSYVFHTGPALPPRVYVFRVRAIDAAGNYSASAYAFLGTPQLSPPPAPGRLAITPAAAPGTQRLTWDQPLPPPVGPAPVIAGYEVSLDGTPVAVTGALRYVAPVPPAGEHTWSVRAIDALDRLSDPGRLTQTVS; from the coding sequence ATGAACCCTCTGCCCTGGCTGGCCGCCCTGCTGACCGTGCTGATCCCCGCGCCGGCGTTCGCGACCCCGCCCGTACCGCCGACGGTCCGCGCCGACCTCCAGCGGACGGTGTTCAACAATGACCAGGTCGCCGGGTACCGCGTACACAACGACTCGCCCGTCACCGTGACCGGCTGGCGGCTGGAATTCGACCTGCCCGCCGACACCACCATCGCGACCAGCTGGAACGGCCGCTTCGCGCGTATCGGCAACCACGTGACCGTACAACCCGAGTCGTGGAACGCGACGCTCGTTCCGGGCGGCTCCGTCGACCTCGGCTGGTACGCCAACGGCACCGGCGAACCGGCGAACTGCCGCGTCAACGGCCAGCCCTGCGACGGCCGATGGCCCGACGAGACCGACCCCACCCGCCCGTCGCCGCTGACCATCGACACCAACGGCGGAGTCACCCTGCACTGGGCGGCCTCCACCGACGACCGCCAACTGCGCCACTACGAGGTGTACGAGAGCGGCACGCTGCTGACCACCACCACGGACACCAGCTACGTCTTCCACACCGGCCCCGCGCTGCCGCCCCGGGTCTACGTCTTCCGCGTACGGGCCATCGACGCGGCGGGCAACTACTCGGCGAGCGCGTACGCGTTCCTGGGCACACCCCAGCTGTCCCCGCCCCCGGCCCCCGGCCGCCTGGCAATCACCCCGGCCGCGGCCCCCGGCACCCAGCGACTCACCTGGGACCAGCCACTCCCGCCGCCGGTCGGCCCCGCACCTGTGATCGCGGGCTACGAGGTGTCGCTGGACGGCACCCCGGTAGCCGTCACAGGTGCCCTGCGGTACGTCGCACCAGTCCCGCCGGCGGGCGAACACACCTGGTCGGTACGCGCAATCGACGCACTGGACCGGCTCTCGGACCCGGGCCGGCTGACCCAGACGGTCAGCTGA
- the upp gene encoding uracil phosphoribosyltransferase, with protein MDVLVVDHPLAQSRLTAMRRAESDSGTFRAALHELTTMVVYEAARTFAVEQYPITTPVAATQGTRLANPPLIVPVLRAGLGMADSALALLPESSMGFVGLARDEDTYEPRAYMESLPGDLSGLPVLVLDPMVATGGSLLHCCRLLVDRGCTDVTICCVLAAPEGIQRLEESGLPLRLVTASIDQGLNEKMYIVPGLGDAGDRQFGGMPRF; from the coding sequence GTGGACGTACTCGTCGTTGATCACCCGCTGGCCCAGTCCCGTCTCACCGCCATGCGGCGGGCGGAGAGCGACTCCGGCACCTTCCGCGCCGCCCTGCACGAGCTGACGACCATGGTCGTGTACGAGGCCGCCCGCACCTTCGCCGTCGAGCAGTACCCGATCACCACCCCGGTGGCGGCGACCCAGGGCACCCGGCTGGCCAACCCGCCGCTGATCGTGCCGGTGCTGCGCGCGGGCCTGGGCATGGCCGACTCGGCTCTCGCCCTGCTGCCCGAGTCGTCGATGGGCTTCGTCGGGCTCGCCCGCGACGAGGACACGTACGAGCCGCGGGCGTACATGGAGTCGCTGCCGGGGGACCTGTCCGGGCTGCCGGTGCTGGTCCTGGACCCGATGGTCGCCACCGGCGGCTCGCTGCTGCACTGCTGCCGACTGCTGGTCGACCGTGGGTGCACCGACGTGACGATCTGCTGCGTGCTGGCGGCGCCCGAGGGCATCCAGCGGCTCGAGGAGTCCGGGCTTCCGCTGCGGCTGGTCACGGCCAGCATCGACCAGGGCCTGAACGAGAAGATGTACATCGTCCCGGGCCTGGGCGACGCCGGCGACCGCCAGTTCGGCGGCATGCCCCGCTTCTAG
- a CDS encoding NUDIX hydrolase, with product MQATLATLGYVTSPDGRQVLMIRRDTRPDDIHFGYYNGLGGKLEPDEDVVGGMRREIREEAGLDCVTVELAGTVSWPGFGRNGENWFGFLFRIPAWTGTPLPGNDEGSLHWVPVADVLAGRVPMWESDRHFLPLVFAEDPQPFHGVMPFAGGRAVSWSYS from the coding sequence GTGCAGGCAACCCTCGCGACACTCGGCTACGTGACCTCGCCCGACGGCCGGCAGGTCCTCATGATCCGGCGGGACACCCGGCCGGACGACATCCATTTCGGCTACTACAACGGCCTCGGCGGCAAGCTCGAACCCGACGAGGACGTCGTCGGGGGGATGCGCCGCGAGATCCGCGAGGAAGCCGGCCTGGACTGCGTCACCGTCGAGCTGGCGGGCACCGTCTCCTGGCCGGGCTTCGGCCGCAACGGCGAGAACTGGTTCGGGTTCCTGTTCCGGATCCCGGCGTGGACGGGCACGCCGCTACCGGGCAACGACGAGGGCAGCCTGCACTGGGTGCCGGTGGCTGACGTGCTGGCGGGCCGCGTACCCATGTGGGAGTCGGACCGCCACTTCCTGCCGCTCGTCTTCGCCGAGGACCCGCAGCCGTTCCACGGCGTCATGCCGTTCGCCGGCGGCCGCGCCGTGAGCTGGTCCTACAGCTAG
- the deoC gene encoding deoxyribose-phosphate aldolase, whose translation MTATTTSRLPGVSGSAFDLRSFLHGLPGVDKVGVEARAAALGTRSVKTTAKAAAIDLAIRMVDLTTLEGADTPGKVRALSAKALRPDPADPTCPPVAAVCVYPAMVPVAAEVLAGSGVHLASVATAFPSGQAPLDVKLADTRDAVAGGADEIDMVISRGAFLSGRYDHVYDEIVAVKEACGDAHLKVILETGELGTYDNVRRASWLAMLAGADFIKTSTGKVPVAATLPVTLVMLEAVRDFRARTGRQVGVKPAGGIRTTKDAIKYLVLINETVGDDWLHPDWFRFGASSLLNDLLMQRTKLTTGHYAGPDYFTLD comes from the coding sequence ATGACTGCGACGACGACGTCGAGGCTGCCCGGGGTGTCCGGTTCCGCCTTCGATCTCCGATCCTTCCTGCACGGGCTGCCCGGGGTGGACAAGGTCGGGGTCGAGGCCCGGGCCGCGGCGCTGGGCACCCGGTCGGTGAAGACCACCGCCAAGGCGGCCGCGATCGACCTGGCGATCCGGATGGTCGACCTGACCACCCTCGAGGGCGCCGACACCCCCGGCAAGGTCCGCGCGCTGTCCGCCAAGGCGCTGCGCCCCGACCCCGCCGACCCGACCTGCCCGCCGGTCGCCGCCGTGTGCGTCTACCCGGCGATGGTCCCCGTCGCTGCCGAGGTGCTGGCCGGCAGCGGCGTCCACCTCGCCAGCGTGGCCACGGCGTTCCCGTCCGGGCAGGCGCCGCTCGACGTCAAGCTCGCCGACACCCGCGACGCCGTCGCCGGCGGCGCCGACGAGATCGACATGGTGATCAGCCGGGGCGCGTTCCTCTCCGGGCGCTACGACCACGTGTACGACGAGATCGTCGCGGTCAAGGAGGCGTGCGGCGACGCGCACCTCAAGGTGATCCTCGAGACCGGTGAGCTGGGGACGTACGACAACGTCCGCCGCGCCTCCTGGCTCGCGATGCTGGCCGGCGCCGACTTCATCAAGACGTCCACCGGCAAGGTGCCCGTGGCCGCCACGCTGCCGGTCACGCTGGTGATGCTCGAGGCGGTCCGCGACTTCCGGGCCCGCACCGGGCGGCAGGTCGGGGTCAAGCCGGCCGGTGGGATCCGCACCACCAAGGACGCGATCAAGTACCTGGTGCTCATCAACGAGACCGTCGGCGACGACTGGCTGCACCCGGACTGGTTCCGCTTCGGCGCCTCGTCGCTGCTCAACGACCTGCTCATGCAGCGCACCAAGCTGACCACCGGCCACTACGCCGGCCCCGACTACTTCACCCTGGACTGA
- a CDS encoding aldehyde dehydrogenase family protein, with product MFEYAPAPESRSVVDIAPSYGLFIDGEFVPPASSGGVFKTVNPATEEVLAEVSTAGPEDIDRAVAAARRAFGPWSALPGAERAKYLFRIARIIQERSRELAVLESLDNGKPIRESRDVDLPLVAAHFFYYAGWADKLKYAGFGDDPRPLGVAAQVIPWNFPLLMLAWKIAPALATGNTVVLKPAETTPLSALFFADVCRQADLPPGVVNIVTGAGDTGRTLVEHPGVDKVAFTGSTEVGRQIARSVAGTRKRLTLELGGKAANIVFDDAPIDQAVEGIVNGIFFNQGHVCCAGSRLLVQESIAEELLDSLKRRMATLRVGDPLDKNTDVGAINSAEQLERIRTLSDIGAEEGAERWSPPCTLPSQGFWFAPTIFTGVTQAHRIAREEIFGPVLSVLTFRTPAEAIEKANNTPYGLSAGIWSDKGSQILAVADKLRAGVVWANTFNKFDPTSPFGGYKESGYGREGGRHGLEAYLA from the coding sequence ATGTTCGAGTACGCCCCCGCCCCTGAGTCGCGCTCGGTCGTCGACATCGCGCCCTCGTACGGCCTCTTCATCGACGGCGAGTTCGTCCCGCCGGCCTCCTCGGGCGGCGTCTTCAAGACCGTGAACCCGGCCACCGAGGAGGTCCTCGCCGAGGTCTCCACCGCCGGGCCGGAGGACATCGACCGGGCCGTCGCCGCCGCCCGTCGCGCGTTCGGTCCCTGGTCCGCGCTGCCCGGCGCCGAGCGCGCCAAGTACCTCTTCCGCATCGCGCGGATCATCCAGGAGCGCTCCCGCGAGCTGGCCGTGCTCGAGTCGCTCGACAACGGCAAGCCCATCCGCGAGTCGCGCGACGTCGACCTGCCGCTGGTCGCCGCCCACTTCTTCTACTACGCGGGCTGGGCCGACAAGCTGAAGTACGCGGGCTTCGGCGACGACCCGCGTCCGCTCGGCGTCGCCGCGCAGGTCATCCCGTGGAACTTCCCGCTGCTGATGCTCGCGTGGAAGATCGCGCCCGCGCTGGCCACCGGCAACACGGTGGTCCTCAAGCCGGCCGAGACGACCCCGCTCTCCGCGCTGTTCTTCGCCGACGTCTGCCGGCAGGCCGACCTGCCGCCGGGCGTGGTCAACATCGTCACCGGCGCCGGCGACACCGGGCGCACGCTCGTCGAGCATCCCGGCGTCGACAAGGTCGCGTTCACGGGCTCCACCGAGGTGGGCCGTCAGATCGCCCGCTCGGTCGCCGGCACCCGCAAGCGGCTGACCCTCGAGCTGGGCGGCAAAGCGGCCAACATCGTCTTCGACGACGCCCCCATCGACCAGGCCGTCGAGGGCATCGTCAACGGCATCTTCTTCAACCAGGGGCACGTGTGCTGCGCCGGCTCCCGGCTGCTCGTCCAGGAGTCGATCGCCGAGGAGCTCCTCGACTCGCTCAAGCGCCGGATGGCCACGCTGCGCGTCGGCGACCCGCTGGACAAGAACACCGACGTCGGCGCGATCAACTCGGCGGAGCAGCTGGAGCGCATCCGTACGCTGTCCGACATCGGCGCCGAGGAGGGCGCCGAGCGCTGGTCGCCGCCGTGCACGCTGCCGTCGCAGGGCTTCTGGTTCGCACCGACCATCTTCACCGGGGTCACCCAGGCGCACCGGATCGCCCGCGAGGAGATCTTCGGCCCGGTGCTGTCGGTGCTCACGTTCCGCACCCCCGCCGAGGCGATCGAGAAGGCCAACAACACCCCGTACGGCCTCTCCGCCGGCATCTGGAGCGACAAGGGCTCGCAGATCCTCGCGGTCGCCGACAAGCTGCGCGCGGGCGTGGTGTGGGCCAACACGTTCAACAAGTTCGATCCGACGTCGCCGTTCGGCGGCTACAAGGAGTCCGGTTACGGCCGTGAAGGCGGCCGCCACGGCCTGGAGGCGTACCTTGCCTGA
- a CDS encoding transposase gives MALVRVYCGLASADETVRSASAGSALTIAVVDDAGRLLGVHEISDDPAGYAQLGMLLVERTSGFAEAAVAADSDDHMVTSLLTAAGRPLVVADDDSADDFAERFADDESPEEIAAPSAARRAVGLARALQAGAIAAVTVPTPRDLVSYKPVLAAHVAMLNGRYASAIALREVLRELYPAALRAYPDPAHPLALAVLDALPEPGRLTGRGADPQQVAEEVAAELTRAGAGTEDQVVAAVTALVVAINESPRRGGVNKSLAPAAADTVRHAIGAVKSCDSACEALVGTLAARVSQQAANPVPGRRQAGSRRAAEPAASLSSVRPGDTGTRLARPGDTGTRLGRPGDTGTRLGRPGDTGTRIGRRGRPEPAAASGGPATPRPITTPPVAPDPIMPPPLAPRPVTPPPAAPAASLPTRTPAAGPASRPVSVPPPPPGMTPITPGARPGSSAPRPTSPASRPSSVPPAEAGQPFRPTLTNAAMSSARAERQRTVIPPRPSTRNGSAAAPGGATDFSLPMPAQRGSTEMPEPGSRANWPLLNSSDDAPTPPPAAVSSPPSDGRVKPPWQDMPKEPPSLRLVESGLGGLETAPPNVTASTDPPPLRLVDDRGGRNGRATARRAAPTLTALDRSTTPPVPAEGDGDLLIFAAARSAWFTGHDEAAAPADLDWSSPMDTGWRAAEKASAPEIAAETPAGLPKRVPQANLVPGSPLREERPLRIVRDAASIAAHTTGYFRGWRRGQEIGGYAIGGRPGREAAGGWDFSRDGQESEDYRNAGYPSR, from the coding sequence GTGGCGCTCGTGCGCGTGTACTGCGGTCTGGCGTCGGCTGATGAGACGGTGCGCTCGGCCTCGGCCGGCTCCGCCCTGACCATCGCCGTGGTGGACGACGCAGGACGGCTGCTCGGAGTTCACGAGATCAGCGACGACCCGGCCGGGTACGCCCAGCTCGGCATGCTGCTCGTCGAACGGACCAGCGGCTTCGCCGAGGCCGCGGTGGCCGCCGACAGCGACGACCACATGGTCACCTCGCTGCTGACCGCCGCCGGGCGTCCCCTCGTGGTGGCCGACGACGACTCGGCCGACGACTTCGCCGAGCGCTTCGCCGACGACGAGTCCCCCGAGGAGATCGCGGCACCCTCGGCCGCCCGCCGCGCCGTGGGCCTCGCCCGGGCGCTGCAGGCCGGTGCCATCGCCGCCGTCACGGTTCCCACCCCGCGCGACCTCGTGAGCTACAAGCCCGTACTCGCCGCGCACGTCGCCATGCTGAACGGCCGGTACGCCTCCGCCATCGCCCTGCGTGAGGTGCTGCGCGAGCTGTATCCCGCCGCGCTGCGGGCGTACCCGGACCCCGCGCACCCGCTCGCGCTGGCCGTCCTCGACGCGCTGCCCGAGCCCGGCCGCCTGACCGGCCGCGGCGCCGACCCGCAGCAGGTCGCCGAGGAGGTCGCCGCCGAGCTGACCCGCGCCGGCGCCGGCACCGAGGACCAGGTCGTCGCGGCCGTCACCGCGCTGGTCGTGGCGATCAACGAGTCCCCGCGCCGCGGTGGCGTCAACAAGTCCCTCGCCCCGGCGGCGGCCGACACCGTCCGGCACGCCATCGGCGCCGTCAAGTCCTGCGACTCCGCCTGCGAGGCGCTCGTCGGCACGCTCGCCGCGCGGGTCAGCCAGCAGGCAGCAAACCCGGTACCGGGCCGCCGCCAGGCCGGATCCCGCCGCGCCGCCGAGCCCGCCGCCAGCCTGTCCTCCGTACGTCCCGGCGACACCGGCACGCGGCTCGCCCGTCCCGGCGACACCGGCACCCGGCTCGGCCGCCCGGGCGACACCGGCACCCGGCTCGGCCGCCCCGGCGACACCGGCACCCGCATCGGCCGCCGCGGCCGTCCCGAGCCCGCCGCCGCGAGCGGCGGTCCGGCCACGCCGCGCCCGATCACCACGCCGCCGGTCGCGCCCGACCCGATCATGCCGCCGCCGTTGGCGCCGCGCCCGGTCACTCCGCCGCCGGCCGCCCCCGCCGCGAGCCTGCCCACCCGCACTCCGGCGGCAGGCCCGGCCAGCCGCCCGGTGTCGGTGCCGCCGCCCCCGCCGGGCATGACCCCGATCACCCCGGGCGCCCGACCCGGCTCGTCGGCACCCCGTCCCACCTCGCCGGCCTCGCGCCCCTCGTCGGTGCCGCCGGCGGAAGCGGGGCAGCCGTTCCGCCCCACGCTGACGAACGCGGCGATGAGCAGCGCCCGCGCCGAACGCCAGCGCACGGTCATCCCGCCGCGGCCCTCCACCCGCAACGGGTCCGCCGCCGCACCGGGTGGCGCCACCGACTTCTCGCTGCCCATGCCGGCTCAGCGCGGCTCCACCGAGATGCCCGAGCCGGGCTCGCGGGCCAACTGGCCCCTGCTGAACTCCTCCGACGACGCGCCCACCCCGCCACCCGCCGCGGTCAGCAGCCCGCCCTCGGACGGCCGCGTCAAGCCGCCGTGGCAGGACATGCCGAAGGAGCCGCCGTCGCTGCGCCTCGTGGAGTCCGGCCTGGGCGGCCTGGAAACCGCCCCACCGAACGTCACGGCGAGCACCGACCCGCCGCCCCTGCGCCTCGTCGACGACCGGGGCGGCCGCAACGGCCGCGCCACGGCCCGCCGCGCCGCACCCACCCTCACGGCCCTGGACCGCAGCACCACCCCGCCGGTTCCGGCCGAGGGCGACGGCGACCTCCTCATCTTCGCGGCCGCCCGCTCCGCCTGGTTCACCGGCCACGACGAGGCAGCCGCCCCGGCCGACCTCGACTGGAGCAGCCCGATGGACACGGGCTGGCGCGCGGCCGAGAAGGCCTCCGCGCCCGAGATCGCCGCCGAGACGCCGGCCGGCCTGCCGAAGCGCGTACCGCAGGCCAACCTCGTACCGGGCTCCCCGCTCCGCGAGGAACGCCCCCTCCGCATCGTCCGCGACGCGGCCAGCATCGCAGCCCACACCACCGGCTACTTCCGCGGCTGGCGTCGCGGGCAGGAAATCGGCGGGTACGCGATCGGCGGCCGGCCGGGGCGTGAGGCGGCGGGTGGCTGGGACTTCAGCCGGGACGGGCAGGAGTCCGAGGACTACCGGAACGCGGGCTACCCGAGCCGCTGA